From a single Nicotiana tomentosiformis chromosome 2, ASM39032v3, whole genome shotgun sequence genomic region:
- the LOC104120991 gene encoding ras-related protein RABB1b — MSYDYLFKYIIIGDTGVGKSCLLLQFTDKRFQPVHDLTIGVEFGARMVTIDSRPIKLQIWDTAGQESFRSITRSYYRGAAGALLVYDITRRETFNHLASWLEDARQHANPNMTIMLVGNKSDLSHRRAVSKEEGEQFAKENGLLFLEASARTAQNVEEAFIQTAAKILQKIQEGVFDVSNESSGIKVGYGRTQGPAGPRDGAVAQRGGCCG; from the exons ATGTCTTACGACTATCTTTTCAAGTACATAATCATCGGAGATACAG GAGTGGGGAAATCGTGTTTGCTGCTGCAATTCACGGACAAGAGGTTTCAACCAGTACATGATCTCACTATTGGAGTCGAGTTTGGGGCTCGTATGGTCACCATTGACAGCCGGCCAATTAAACTCCAAATTTGGGACACT GCTGGGCAGGAATCTTTCAGATCCATCACCAGGTCATATTACAGAGGAGCTGCTGGCGCACTTCTGGTTTATGACATCACCAG GAGAGAGACTTTTAATCATCTAGCCAGCTGGCTTGAAGATGCTAGGCAGCACGCAAATCCAAATATGACCATAATGCTAGTAGGTAATAAGAGTGATCTGTCACACCGTAGAGCTGTCAGTAAAGAGGAGGGAGAacaatttgcaaaagaaaatggGCTTTTGTTTCTTGAGGCATCCGCTAGAACAGCTCAGAATGTTGAGGAG GCCTTTATACAGACTGCTGCTAAGATTCTTCAAAAGATCCAAGAAGGTGTTTTTGATGTCTCCAACGAG TCATCTGGAATCAAGGTTGGGTATGGACGTACCCAAGGTCCAGCTGGTCCACGGGATGGAGCAGTTGCTCAAAGAGGTGGATGCTGCGGCTAG